One Nostoc punctiforme PCC 73102 DNA window includes the following coding sequences:
- a CDS encoding cytochrome c oxidase subunit II, whose protein sequence is MQQVPVSLWTLVAGIVVTAISIWIGQNHTLMPMQASLQAPLVDGFFNVMFTIAIALFLVVEGTILIFLVKFRRRRGDDTDGLPIEGNVPLEIFWTAIPTVIVLGLGIYSVDVFNQMGGFEPAGHPHSAAHVAHQSGTAIAATLSDSSEVTAAPAIAPTIGIGASPQTLNKPADLVVDVKGIQYAWLFNYPDSGITSGELHIPVGADVQLNLSAEDVIHSFWVPNFRLKQDALPGIPTELRFVATKPGTYPVVCAELCGGYHGSMRTQVIVHTPEEYDSWRTENQIAQQQNLNQVVAVNPADLSTSEFLAPHTHDMGISAATLESVVIGH, encoded by the coding sequence ATGCAACAAGTTCCTGTTTCACTATGGACTCTGGTTGCTGGGATAGTAGTTACAGCAATCAGCATTTGGATCGGTCAAAACCACACTCTCATGCCGATGCAGGCATCGCTACAAGCGCCTTTGGTAGACGGTTTTTTCAACGTCATGTTTACCATTGCGATCGCACTCTTCTTGGTGGTAGAAGGAACTATTCTGATTTTTTTGGTGAAGTTTCGTCGCCGTCGTGGTGATGATACCGATGGTTTGCCAATTGAAGGTAACGTTCCCTTAGAAATCTTCTGGACAGCAATTCCTACAGTGATTGTTCTCGGTTTGGGCATCTACAGTGTAGATGTTTTTAACCAAATGGGCGGTTTTGAGCCTGCTGGTCATCCTCATTCAGCCGCTCATGTTGCTCATCAGTCGGGAACCGCGATCGCAGCTACATTAAGCGATAGCTCTGAAGTAACGGCTGCACCAGCGATCGCCCCAACAATTGGGATTGGCGCGTCTCCTCAAACCCTAAACAAACCAGCCGATTTAGTTGTTGATGTCAAAGGCATACAGTACGCCTGGTTATTTAATTACCCCGATAGTGGCATTACCTCTGGGGAATTGCACATACCCGTTGGTGCTGATGTTCAACTCAACCTTTCAGCAGAAGATGTAATTCATTCATTTTGGGTTCCAAACTTCCGCTTGAAACAAGATGCACTTCCCGGTATTCCTACCGAACTGCGATTTGTCGCCACCAAACCAGGTACATATCCCGTAGTTTGTGCTGAGTTGTGTGGTGGTTATCACGGTTCAATGCGGACACAGGTAATTGTCCACACACCAGAAGAATATGATAGCTGGCGGACAGAAAACCAGATTGCTCAACAGCAAAACCTTAATCAAGTTGTTGCAGTTAATCCAGCCGACTTATCAACATCGGAGTTTCTTGCACCCCACACCCATGATATGGGAATCAGTGCAGCAACTCTAGAGTCAGTAGTCATTGGTCATTAG
- the ctaD gene encoding cytochrome c oxidase subunit I, producing MTQVEFPRNTPPEGNKPKMVTGHTSHPKAWKWQDYFTFNVDHKVIGIQYLVTAFVFYLIGGLMAIALRVELATPDADVLDPNLYNAFMTNHGTIMIFLWIVPSAIGGFGNYLVPLMVGARDMAFPKLNAIAFWLNPPAGLLILGSFIFGGSQSGWTAYPPLSLVTAPIAQTMWILAIVLVGTSSILGSLNFVITILMMKVPSMKWDQVPLFCWAILATSILALLSTPVLAAGLVLLLFDLNFGTSFFKPDAGGNVVIYQHLFWFYSHPAVYLMILPIFGIMSEVIPVHSRKPIFGYKAIAYSSVAICVVGLFVWVHHMFTSGTPGWMRMFFTISTLIVAVPTGVKIFAWVATLWGGKIRFTGAMLFAIGLLSMFVMGGLSGVTMGTAPFDVHVHDTYYVVGHFHYVLFGGSVFGIYAGIYHWFPKMTGRMLNESLARIHFALTFIGTNLTFLPMHELGLKGMPRRVAMYDPQFIDLNQICTFGSIVLGISVIPFAINMIYSWLKGPLAGDNPWQALTLEWTTSSPPAIENWEVLPVVTHGPYDYGHGNSNEVQPSATPEASA from the coding sequence ATGACGCAGGTAGAATTTCCACGAAATACTCCACCAGAAGGAAATAAACCGAAAATGGTGACTGGCCACACTTCGCATCCAAAGGCGTGGAAATGGCAAGATTATTTTACATTTAATGTTGACCACAAGGTTATTGGTATTCAATACCTGGTGACGGCATTTGTCTTCTATCTCATCGGCGGACTGATGGCGATCGCTCTGCGTGTCGAATTAGCAACACCAGATGCAGACGTACTCGACCCCAATCTGTATAACGCTTTCATGACCAATCACGGGACGATTATGATCTTCCTGTGGATTGTCCCTAGCGCTATTGGCGGATTTGGTAACTATTTAGTGCCGTTGATGGTCGGTGCTAGGGATATGGCTTTCCCGAAGCTGAACGCGATCGCCTTTTGGTTAAACCCACCAGCAGGATTACTCATATTAGGTAGTTTCATCTTTGGCGGTTCGCAATCTGGCTGGACAGCTTACCCACCTTTGAGTTTGGTGACAGCGCCAATCGCTCAAACTATGTGGATACTTGCGATCGTTTTGGTGGGAACTTCCTCAATTTTGGGTTCGCTGAACTTCGTAATCACCATTTTGATGATGAAAGTTCCTAGCATGAAATGGGATCAAGTACCCCTATTCTGCTGGGCAATCTTGGCAACCTCCATCCTAGCGCTTCTCTCCACACCTGTATTAGCAGCTGGTTTAGTTCTGCTGTTGTTCGACCTCAACTTTGGCACATCCTTCTTTAAACCAGATGCAGGCGGTAACGTTGTAATTTATCAACACTTATTCTGGTTTTATTCTCACCCGGCAGTATATTTAATGATTCTGCCCATCTTCGGCATCATGTCGGAGGTAATTCCAGTTCACTCCCGCAAGCCAATCTTTGGTTATAAAGCGATCGCTTACTCTAGCGTAGCCATCTGCGTTGTGGGTTTGTTCGTTTGGGTACACCACATGTTTACCAGTGGCACACCCGGCTGGATGCGGATGTTCTTCACCATCTCCACTCTCATCGTTGCAGTTCCCACTGGCGTGAAGATTTTTGCTTGGGTTGCTACCCTTTGGGGTGGTAAAATCCGCTTCACTGGTGCGATGCTTTTCGCCATTGGCTTGTTGTCTATGTTTGTCATGGGCGGCTTAAGTGGTGTAACGATGGGAACAGCGCCTTTTGATGTTCACGTCCACGACACATATTATGTTGTCGGACATTTCCATTACGTTCTGTTTGGCGGTTCCGTGTTTGGCATTTATGCCGGCATTTATCACTGGTTCCCCAAAATGACCGGACGAATGCTGAATGAAAGCTTGGCACGCATTCACTTTGCTCTCACCTTCATCGGCACAAATCTGACCTTTTTACCTATGCACGAGTTGGGTTTAAAAGGAATGCCCCGACGAGTGGCAATGTATGACCCCCAATTTATCGACCTCAATCAAATTTGTACCTTCGGTTCAATTGTTTTGGGGATATCGGTAATTCCTTTCGCCATCAACATGATTTACAGTTGGTTGAAAGGGCCTTTGGCTGGTGATAATCCTTGGCAAGCTTTGACTTTAGAATGGACAACTAGCTCACCACCAGCAATTGAAAACTGGGAAGTATTGCCGGTTGTGACTCATGGCCCTTATGATTATGGTCATGGTAACAGTAATGAAGTACAGCCATCTGCAACGCCGGAAGCTAGTGCTTAG
- a CDS encoding cytochrome c oxidase subunit 3, with translation MTIATTTSEEHGAGHEEHPDLRVWGLLTFLASESLMFGGFFATFLFFKGITPVWPPEGSEVELLVPTINTIILVSSSFVIHFGDTAIKKNNVKGMQLWYAITAIMGAIFLAGQVYEYSTLGYGLTTNVFANCFYIMTGFHGLHVFVGLLLILRALWRSRLPGEYSATNHTFIEMTEIYWHFVDIIWIVLFTLVYVLTLF, from the coding sequence ATGACTATAGCTACAACCACCAGCGAAGAACACGGTGCAGGACACGAAGAACATCCAGATTTAAGAGTTTGGGGACTGTTAACATTCCTCGCCTCTGAATCCCTGATGTTTGGGGGATTTTTTGCTACCTTCTTGTTTTTTAAAGGTATTACACCAGTTTGGCCTCCAGAAGGAAGTGAAGTAGAACTACTTGTACCGACAATTAACACCATTATTCTGGTGTCTAGTAGTTTCGTGATTCACTTCGGTGATACGGCAATTAAAAAGAATAACGTCAAGGGAATGCAACTGTGGTACGCAATTACTGCAATTATGGGTGCAATTTTCTTGGCTGGTCAGGTTTATGAGTATTCAACATTGGGATACGGACTGACCACCAACGTCTTTGCCAACTGCTTTTATATCATGACTGGGTTCCACGGTTTGCACGTTTTTGTGGGACTGTTATTGATATTACGTGCATTGTGGCGATCGCGTCTCCCTGGTGAATATTCTGCAACCAATCATACTTTCATCGAAATGACAGAAATTTACTGGCACTTCGTAGACATTATTTGGATTGTATTATTCACCTTGGTGTACGTTCTCACTTTGTTTTAA
- a CDS encoding cupin, translated as MKGRDWLLTGDGQHQACKSVRSWDLLRENYRLYRFLTEVEDVLNGSDNETNCLPETRMLVRRLIVNSYWVQSQHLEPSPKTGNSVLLLYDELGFPLTVQTVTFAPGTRSNIHNHGTWGIVAVLKGQEKNTFWRRTNSPEFQDKIEATGEVTLFPGDIISFTPDAIHSVEAVGDEPTVTFNIYGETDPNERFEFDLVSHKARNF; from the coding sequence ATGAAAGGTAGGGATTGGCTGCTAACAGGGGACGGTCAGCATCAAGCCTGTAAATCTGTAAGATCCTGGGATTTATTGAGAGAAAATTACCGCCTTTATCGGTTTTTAACTGAGGTGGAAGATGTTCTCAATGGCAGTGACAATGAAACCAATTGTTTGCCAGAAACTCGGATGCTTGTAAGGCGCTTGATTGTAAATTCCTACTGGGTGCAAAGTCAGCATTTAGAGCCTTCACCAAAAACGGGAAACTCTGTTTTACTCCTATATGATGAATTGGGTTTTCCATTGACTGTGCAAACAGTAACATTTGCACCGGGAACCCGTTCAAACATTCATAATCATGGAACGTGGGGAATCGTGGCGGTGCTAAAAGGCCAGGAAAAAAATACTTTTTGGCGACGCACCAATAGCCCAGAATTTCAGGACAAGATTGAAGCAACGGGAGAGGTAACTCTATTTCCAGGAGACATTATTAGCTTTACTCCCGATGCAATTCACAGTGTAGAAGCAGTGGGTGATGAACCAACTGTGACTTTTAATATTTATGGCGAAACCGATCCGAATGAGAGGTTTGAGTTTGACTTAGTTAGCCATAAAGCTAGGAATTTTTAA
- a CDS encoding ArsC/Spx/MgsR family protein translates to MARVIFYSKPGCKGGVKQKVLLTAAGHEVIPQNLLKEAWTAERLRSFFGDRPVVEWFNLSAPKIKSGEVVPEKVDEQTALALMLKEPLLIRRPLLEVGDRREVGFDVQKIDTWIGLQAVDESLQEISDKLLKQDLQNCSHGKDHNHGQGSQQHQKQGNCKH, encoded by the coding sequence ATGGCAAGGGTAATTTTCTATAGCAAACCAGGCTGTAAAGGTGGTGTTAAGCAAAAAGTTTTGCTAACAGCTGCTGGTCATGAGGTGATACCACAGAATCTACTAAAAGAAGCTTGGACAGCTGAACGGTTGCGCTCATTTTTTGGCGATCGCCCCGTAGTCGAATGGTTTAACCTTTCCGCTCCCAAGATAAAATCTGGTGAGGTGGTTCCTGAAAAAGTGGATGAACAAACCGCTTTGGCGCTGATGCTGAAAGAACCACTACTAATTCGCCGTCCTTTGTTAGAAGTAGGCGATCGCCGCGAAGTAGGATTTGATGTACAAAAGATTGATACTTGGATTGGGTTACAAGCTGTCGATGAATCCTTGCAAGAAATTAGCGACAAGCTTTTGAAGCAAGATTTGCAAAACTGTTCCCACGGTAAAGATCATAATCACGGTCAAGGTTCTCAACAACACCAAAAGCAAGGCAACTGTAAACATTAG